One region of Streptomyces capillispiralis genomic DNA includes:
- a CDS encoding glycoside hydrolase family 16 protein yields MRDTSGTPRTPRRPRPLRRALLAVVGTLALAAGAAGAASPSASASVPPPPSGWTQVFADDFEGAAGSGVNTSHWQYATGKGYPGGPANWGTGEIETMTSNRDNVSLDGSGNLRITPRRDASGNWTSGRIETNRTDFQPPAGGKLRVESRIQVPNVTGAAAKGYWPAFWMLGAPFRGNYWNWPAVGELDIMENTQGMNTVFATMHCGTSPGGPCNETSGIGGSTTCSGMTCQAGFHTYRMEWDRSTSVEEIRFSLDGVNYHTVRENQVDATTWSNATDHGFFIILNVAMGGGFPDAFGGGPDAGTQPGHSMLVDYVQVLSSGGGTTPPPTGDRDAYSAIQAESYDAQSGVMTESTSDSGGGQNVGAVAHGDWLQFKGVTFGSNPARQFSARVASGAASGVSGLVEVRLDSRSNAPIGSFAVGSTGGWQSWRTIPANIGSVTGTHDVYLTFTSGQPADFVNVNWFTFSH; encoded by the coding sequence ATGAGAGACACCTCCGGCACTCCCCGCACCCCGCGCAGACCCCGTCCCCTGCGGCGGGCGCTGCTCGCCGTCGTCGGCACGCTGGCCCTCGCCGCGGGCGCCGCGGGCGCGGCGAGCCCGTCCGCGAGCGCCTCCGTGCCGCCTCCCCCGTCGGGCTGGACCCAGGTCTTCGCCGACGACTTCGAGGGCGCCGCGGGCAGCGGCGTCAACACCTCCCACTGGCAGTACGCGACCGGCAAGGGCTACCCGGGCGGCCCCGCCAACTGGGGCACCGGTGAAATCGAGACGATGACCTCCAACCGGGACAACGTCTCGCTCGACGGCAGCGGCAACCTCCGCATCACCCCGCGCCGCGACGCCTCCGGCAACTGGACCTCCGGCCGCATCGAGACCAACCGCACCGACTTCCAGCCCCCGGCCGGCGGCAAGCTCCGCGTGGAGAGCCGCATCCAGGTGCCGAACGTCACCGGCGCCGCCGCCAAGGGCTACTGGCCGGCGTTCTGGATGCTGGGCGCCCCCTTCCGGGGCAACTACTGGAACTGGCCCGCCGTCGGCGAGCTGGACATCATGGAGAACACGCAGGGCATGAACACCGTGTTCGCCACGATGCACTGCGGCACCTCGCCGGGCGGCCCGTGCAACGAGACCAGCGGCATCGGCGGTTCGACCACCTGCTCGGGCATGACGTGCCAGGCCGGCTTCCACACGTACCGGATGGAGTGGGACCGCTCCACGAGCGTGGAGGAGATCCGCTTCTCCCTCGACGGCGTCAACTACCACACCGTGCGGGAGAACCAGGTCGACGCGACGACCTGGTCCAACGCCACGGACCACGGCTTCTTCATCATCCTCAACGTGGCGATGGGCGGCGGCTTCCCCGACGCCTTCGGCGGCGGCCCGGACGCGGGCACCCAGCCCGGCCACTCGATGCTCGTCGACTACGTGCAGGTGCTGTCCTCCGGCGGCGGCACCACGCCCCCGCCGACCGGCGACCGCGACGCGTACAGCGCCATCCAGGCCGAGTCGTACGACGCCCAGTCCGGTGTGATGACCGAGTCGACCTCGGACTCGGGCGGCGGCCAGAACGTGGGTGCGGTGGCCCATGGTGACTGGCTGCAGTTCAAGGGCGTCACCTTCGGCTCGAACCCGGCCCGCCAGTTCTCCGCGCGGGTGGCGAGCGGCGCGGCCTCCGGCGTCAGCGGGCTGGTCGAGGTGCGTCTGGACAGCCGGAGCAACGCGCCCATCGGCAGTTTCGCGGTGGGCAGCACGGGCGGCTGGCAGTCCTGGCGGACGATCCCGGCGAACATCGGCTCCGTGACGGGCACGCACGACGTCTATCTGACCTTCACCAGCGGCCAGCCGGCGGACTTCGTGAACGTCAACTGGTTCACCTTCAGCCACTGA
- a CDS encoding helix-turn-helix domain-containing protein has protein sequence MTGTGPRSGGRGGGDDDGDGDGIRTFPFPVDRSVLGVGMQIAPMGPDRTWRADAPTDRVHRIDFHVVMLFDAGPVRHMVDFTEYEAAAGDLLWIRPGQVHRFSPGGGYRGTVLAMRPGFLPRATVEATGLYRYDRQPLLRPDPAQLTALRAALDHLRREYEDTATLPLSLHTAVLRHSLTVFLLRLAHLAASSDAADRERAGTAFTRFRDAVEHGFATNHSVSAYADALGYSRRTLVRAVRAATGETPKGFIDKRVVLEAKRLLAHTDLPIGRVGAAVGFPDAANFSKFFHQHTDTTPAAFRAELR, from the coding sequence ATGACGGGCACAGGTCCGCGGAGCGGAGGACGGGGCGGCGGGGACGACGACGGTGACGGCGACGGGATCAGAACCTTCCCCTTCCCGGTCGACCGGAGCGTTCTCGGTGTCGGCATGCAGATCGCCCCGATGGGCCCCGACCGCACCTGGCGCGCCGACGCGCCGACGGACCGGGTGCACCGCATCGACTTCCACGTCGTGATGCTGTTCGACGCCGGACCGGTCCGGCACATGGTCGACTTCACCGAGTACGAGGCCGCGGCGGGCGACCTGCTGTGGATCCGCCCGGGGCAGGTCCACCGTTTCTCGCCCGGCGGCGGGTACCGCGGAACCGTCCTCGCCATGCGGCCCGGTTTCCTGCCCCGCGCCACCGTCGAGGCCACCGGCCTCTACCGCTACGACCGGCAGCCCCTGCTCCGCCCGGACCCGGCCCAACTGACCGCCCTGCGAGCCGCCCTGGACCACCTGCGCCGCGAGTACGAGGACACGGCCACCCTCCCGCTGAGCCTGCACACGGCCGTGCTGCGGCACTCCCTGACCGTGTTCCTGCTGCGCCTGGCCCACCTCGCGGCCAGCTCCGACGCGGCGGACCGCGAGCGCGCCGGCACCGCCTTCACCCGGTTCCGGGACGCGGTGGAGCACGGCTTCGCCACCAACCACAGCGTCAGCGCCTACGCCGACGCGCTCGGTTACTCGCGCCGCACCCTGGTGCGCGCGGTGCGCGCCGCCACCGGGGAGACACCCAAGGGCTTCATCGACAAGCGCGTGGTGCTGGAGGCCAAGCGGCTCCTCGCCCACACCGACCTGCCGATCGGCCGGGTCGGGGCGGCCGTCGGGTTCCCGGACGCGGCCAACTTCTCGAAGTTCTTCCACCAGCACACCGACACCACGCCGGCGGCGTTCCGCGCGGAACTGCGGTGA